Within the Ostrinia nubilalis chromosome 12, ilOstNubi1.1, whole genome shotgun sequence genome, the region TTATCTGGGCTGTCTTTCTCGATGTGCATGAAGCTAACTGCGCCCAGTATCGCGTAGCACACGACTAGAGCGCCGACTCCCACTTGGGTAaacataaaggctataaatTTTCTGAAACAATCTTTGATTTTCTCTCTGGGGTCGCTGCCTGCCGTGGAAGAGGAGTCCCTGCTCCTCATGGAGCCGTGGAAGCTTGAGTGCAGCGGATGGTGGCGGTCCATGGCGCCGGAGGACTTATGGAGTCTTTTCACGCGATTGGCGATCTCTCCGGATGAAATAACGTAAACTACTCATAGTTGCGAGACGTCGACTATTTCGGGAACCCGGCTGGCAACTCGCCAAGTTAGTTTGATTACAAAAcacagtttttatttacatcaaACAGCGATactatttaaatgtaaatagaaaaaaataaatattatgtgcgTCGTTTCGTCGGATTTTTTTTGTCAAGTAGCTAcctaataactaaaataatatcaTAAAGGCCGATTAGTTTTTATTGTGATAATAATTAGTAAAGAGCTCAAATCACGGATTAATATTTTCAACTCACAAAAATAAtgcgtaattttaaaattaataaaacttaccaaaagATCGATCCTTTGAATTTTAATTACGGTTTTTCTTGATTAACACGTAGTGAAATTAACGTTTAGGTACAAAGTTTAGTCGTTGACTGAAATGCAGGGCACAagatttatttgaattttatcatttcgattttattctataattttttaacaaaatgttctgaaaattcagaaaattatTTCGTTGACAtttttttgactgatttttgacaGATTCGAGGCCCAAGCAGCGGACCCGAGCGGACCAATGAGGATaggtcttgttttttttttttcagatttaaaCAGAGCGATAGCAATATGTACACAGAGCATTTGAATAAATTCGAGATTTTAAAATTCGTTCTTTGCGTAGATTGAAGTGGTTTTAATATGGCAAgaatttttatcgattttagccatctgtcaaaatcaaaattcacACGTTTTCTTGGCGTTGTTTGTTATCCGGTATTGCATTTTTACTGAAGTTTACCATAAAATTCGTCTGTTATTATGTAAAATGTAGTGGGACTTTAATCCGATGTGTATCTGGAAGTATTTGTCTGGTTTTGTAAGTATTTAGAACAAATTGTTGCAGAGCATTGGGTTTGCTTTCGGATGATGGCTGCACAATCGTACGGATTTATCTATGACAAGGAGTCGCCGTAATTAGAACCAGTTGATAACGCAAAGAAATGGAGCGCCGTTCCATAAATTTATtgtgtttaaatatttaaatttccgCCTGAAGTAATAAATCTATGCAACCGGCATGCTTGTGTGCTTGTAGAGAAGAATGTGGGTGTAAAACGAGCGGTGTCTTTGTATTCGCAAGAATGATTCTCCAGAGCCTTTTTTTACCCCATAAGGTACCAGCGTGACTTACTTTGTCAACTACATTATGTTTGCTCTGTTACACTTGTTACAAAAACAATATATTTGTGATTTCAGGAAATAAAACCTTAAAAATGTAAGAAAAAATACACGCTATTATGATTTTTGCAATAGCCCCAATATCAGTATTCATTTGATGACTTAAAATATCAATAGATGGATCATACATAGAAATATGGCTGCTCTTTCAAAGTGGGTCCCGGTGGGGATGGCCTCAGACCAGCCTCAGTTCAATCATCTAAAGCTCACCACCATCGACAAAATCGGTGGCATCTACTGCCGCATTTGTCACACAAAATTTGGAAATAAAAAGGAATATGACACACATTACCTAAAACATGATACTGGTAGCAAAGATATTACGTACACATGTGTTGTTTGTTATAAAGACATAGTTGGCTACCCCAGTTTTCGAGGACATTGTTACACAATTCATGTCATGAAAGATAAATTTAGGTAAGTTTAATACAATTTCATAACAATATTTTGATATGTTTGtagtattattgttattaattttatattacaaGCTATTAGAATTTAACTGGTATAATGTACTTGCAGATGCACCCATTGCAATAAGCAGTTTTCAAAGCAAACAGCACTTGTCAGCCATTATGAATCTTTGCATCAGTTCAAATGTTCAACATGCCATGTTAGGTAAGTTCCAATACGTTTTGCTAAATATGTTTTATTCATTATGGAagataaacatttaattttgtaaagatatGCGCTTGTGTTAaagtaaaactattttattatttcagatTCCAATCCCAAAAAGATCTTGCCATGCATCAAATTTGCCACAAGAATGAGCAGTGTAACCCACCTTATAACTGTCAAATTTGTAACAAGCAGATTGAGGATACGAACGATTGCGAGCAACACATTGAAGACCATTGCTCCATCTCTTACTTCTGCCCGATTTGCGACGAGGGCATCAACGAAATTCAAAACGCTACTAGTCACCTGGCTAAGCATTTTGGCGATGTACTTATTGAAGACAATGAGTCCAATTCAGATTCTGAGGGCCAAGAATTTTCAAACGATAGCTCCATAGACATCCTTGGCGGTATATTCTGTTCGATCTGTAAAAAAACTTATAAAGCCAGACCAGATTTCGATAATCATTTCATGTTAGAACAtgacgataaaaaaattatttacgGCTGTAATATCTGTGCAAAAGAGTATGACAAATACTTTGTCTTTGCTAACCACTGCTATAACCATTATACCAAAGACAAATTCCAGTAAGTAttagatttgatttgattttttctttactacattttcaaagtatttttttttacaatattatggAACATGTTCAGCCTCTTCTGCAATTGCGAATTTTCTTTGTGTTCaaaaattagattttttgtatgaaataccTACACTTGACAGTAGTAGAATCAAAGTGCTGTGCGATTATTGGTCTGTATTGGTGGTGGATGGTTTTTTAGACTTTTTAGTCAATTCTTCTAACAAcctaagttataaataaaaattgagatttaaaagtttaatttattaacaatgCTGAGCACTTACAGTAAAAATTATAAACACAGCACCGCTTAGTTATGGAATTAAAATATCCTGTGTTACGCATGATAAACTCAAATTATAATACTTTCGCAATTTTAATCTTAATTGAACAAACTGCTAGTATTGCTACTACTGCATTAGTGGCAGAATACCAGTATACATCCTATACTTGTGCAGTGGACTTGAATACTCGAGTTATTGTTAtttgcgtggtcagttcagtcggcacatatttgatgtacttgaaATTGGTTAtccttaccgttagataattactggcaactagtggtgactgagtttgttccggcgttccttctcagcacttgccatatgtttgcccaaaagataaggagacatttaaagtgccccttaagggctaccttttttttaactgtatttgacgttcataagtgccaccagtggtcaaaaatgaataaaatatttttgattttgattttaactgCTGAGCGTCTCCGTACAGGTGCGAAGTGTGCTTCAAGAGCTTTCCCCGGCTGTCCCTGCTCGTGATCCACATGGAAGCCCATTCCAGAACGCGCGACGGCGGCTTCCAGTGCCTGCAATGCGGGCACGCGCTCCAGACTGCCAGAAGGCTCCGGGATCATTACAAGACCGAGCATGACATCTGTTACAGCCAGTGTCCGGAGGAAGGCTGCGGCAAAATGTGAGTGACATTATAGATAATTTTTTGATTTCCAGAATATGATCGAAGCCTATGCTGTGGACAATGCATGAGGCGGTAGCAAAaatgtacttactttttttttcaataatgaaTTCCTGTACTTTTGTTCGATGGATGGATGGTAGATCTAGCTAGTTTTTATTACGTATAGGCTTTTGGGTTGCAGTTTAGTTATACAATCTGCaaatgggtcattccatcgtttcgggtgttacgttcgtacacacatattcaacaatttcttgtattttgaaatagtattttaataatattagtgccttaatctgtccgcttttagttgttttatctaaataataaagtttgtgcagcttagaatgtaggataacgaaaatatgagtcgaaaagtgtgcgtttcgggcgttacgagattttgcctctatgttctgactgttgctgcatttactcgaaatttagcgaattttcttaaggaatcatacctaaaacttacaggacttctaaagtatgaaatttgcaaaccatgtaacatataATCACTGTtacttaaaacgttttactatttttttataatttttttctttgtttcgggtgttacaatggttctgtttcgggtgttacgagtacgaaaatgcaacgcgttttatcgataaaatcggtgttttattagtctctaggtactacaaaataaggagtacaacaaataaacacaaataaagcgaattctggtttgaaattacgaagcagcttttcttaaaaaaatatacaaagttcaagtttaatttttcctcagaatatagctttttctattgtttttggcttgaaatagcattactttaatttctaattacgatatttaatggaaatgtcaaacatcgatactttttagcaatatcttaattttagtgttaagtcgacatttcaaaaatatcttaaatagagaaatatgactccttttccgacgCCAGCGATAGTGGGAGGTCTAAGGAcactcacagtaatactttttgacttccctaagcaatatacacacattatcgacatataaataaaaatgtaatacccgaaacgtttcgggtgttacagtttttaatcaagaaagaaacatactaaattagtatcatgctcagatattagttagtatttgaaatcattactaccatgaccttacttttaccaaatattgttatcctaatccatgtgtaaggtacaataataaaacaaatacctgtttttttgtttcgggtgttacatcgccgaagtaacaagaaaacacacttaaaacttgatgattatcttttttttttttggactatGGCGCTATCTACCAAttctatgataaataccctcaaatcatatagtggcaaaacgtttcacagattgatagttttttttaaaatcgtattaccaataattagagagaaaatgatcattcagacagtctgttgacttaagtatagactttgaagactaataacttaaaaattacttgtttcttgcagattttttttgttgcacattataatttggaatgtttactttcaaaattcatcagatttaatgcgaaaataacatatttagtttttcaccctcggtaacatttgtcatggaatgacccaaaTATGAATTTAATTTCCTAGGCACAAGGTTTAACTGGTGAACATAGACTTCCCCCAATTACTTCCAGATTGACCAGTTAGTAGCAGCATCCAGCAAAGCAGGGCATATAGTATGCTGAACTGACAGCCCATGACTTACGGGAATAAACCATATTTTAGACCTGTACACTCGCACATTCGAATTCGTAACAGATAAACGCAGTCTCATTAACAAACATCTACCATTCCCAGCTTCGCAACACCCAAAGAGCTGGTCCTCCACCGCAAAGAACATGCTGGAGGCAACTGGTGCCAGCAGTGCGGGCTGAATAGAGCGTATTATGCTATAACAGCCACgaattgaagccacgatagccgaactgTGAAGGGGTCGAACTGGCTGACTCGTGATCCgaagaacgcgggttcggtccctgCTGCCGCTCGTCTATTGTtttgagctcactcgtgacacaagcatactTAGCTTAGTATGAGGGGCTGACGGGACTATTACCAATTTGTGCagtaacaaattactaataatcttaaaataaGACGTTCTTTAGATTTAGTGACAAACATCTTACTGACAATCAACAACCATCCCCAGCTTCGCAACACCCAAAGAGCTGGTCCTCCACCGCAAGGAGCACGCTGGAGGCAACTGGTGCCAGCAGTGCGGCCTGCGGTTCGCGTCGCTGGCCGCCTGCCTCAAGCACGTGCCCGTGCACCGCAAGAAGCGCTACTCCTGCCCCGTGTGCAAGCGCTGCTATGGGGAGAAGTACCTGCTCATGAAGGTAGGCCTGCAGAAGACAGCTAAAACCCGGTCtgcaagcacgtagaattttgtccaatgatccgtagctacccatccttatcggcTTTTTGGCTGGCTTCACACATCTGGCTTGTATTGGCGACATTAGactctatagtctggtccgtgagcacgtagaattttctTCAATGACCTAGCTTCACcttagctacccatccttatcgctcgcgcgtaattatgttgctgtcgcgactgtgggacgggcgcccgcagtgagtgtgcgagcgcgatagcaacataattacacgcgagcgataaggatgggtagctagggtgAAGCTAGGTCATTGAagaaaattctacgtgctcacggaccagactatagagtCTAATGTCGCCAATACAAGCCAGATGTGTGGTCTAAATAGATATGTCACAAATCAATTGAGTGTAAAAAAGACGTAAAAGTGTCTGTTGAGTTGCAAACACGTCACTTTAATACAACCGACCCTCGATTATCGATTAACGAAGTACGTAAATACTATAAGATACTCCGCAGACTACACTTATCAGTTTAGTCTATTTCTAATTTttatgaggaatcggccgataccaaatcggtgtaacgtGCGCACTTCTGattatgttaaaataatttattctatcgaaTTAGGTTATTGACCTGTAAAGATAGTTATgttggtgaaaataaataaatgaaaatgttaATACTGTTTAACAGCATGACCAAACTATCAGCCGACCAAGTCTGTAGTCAACGGGGTGTCTAATAGAAGAGTTCTTATTTAAAGAGAGTAATAATACTGTTATGCATCTAGACATCTAAGTAGAAATAGAATTAATAGTCTTCTTCTTGTAataatggcgatgaacttgtgtaTTTTCGCCACAGGGGACACTGTTCCGCCAATATCACGTGCGCAGTTTTTACACAGTGTGGGTATTTTGAGAATACATAGTTATTTACTAGCGCTGGTAAGGCCCAAAAGAAAAGGAGACATgcaaagtgccccataagggctaccttttctttttttattattttctataataatattttgacgttcataagtgccacttgtggtctaaactgaataaatatttttgattttgattttgattttttgattttaataagGAACTGTAATTTGTCCAGCACGTGACCCAGCACTTCTCGGCTGTGCTCCACGTGTGCAAGATCTGCGGCAAGGTGTACTCGCACCGCCACCGCCTCATGCAGCACATGAAGGTGCACAACGAGGCCAAGGTATCACTGACACTTAGGATTTTGACATCTAAGGCTTCGACAGACCAAACGCaggggcagtagcagcgcagtttgaatgcgggcccgcgcaagttgtaatagaagaaactctttgaagtatGTCTCTCACTcactaaaagacaatgccggaaattggcgtcttttttttcttcttctttttttttgttttttgattacaaaatagtgtaataaaccaaacttactatgacatgtatacctctaaactcagtctgaactgagttacgagcattataagtttaatgattttacatactagatttgctttttgcgcgtaagatttgtaagaaattgaaacaaaatagtgacattgtatgtgtaaacaaacaataccatccattaaaggcttcagacatcagtatggagcagaatcagcgcaatattttgttgcaattttttacaaaacttgcgcgcaaaaagcaaatctagtatgtaaaatcatcaaacttctaataggtaggtatacatgccatagtaagtttggtttataacactattttgtaatcaaaaaacaaagtttggtcgatggtcGCGCGAAAataaaaagacgccaccttccatacaaaatctggcattgccatttgaacGCGGGCCTGCGCTCCTACCGCTCCGCgccgcgccgcactgcaactgccgaaagacaaacgaggcggcgcgggagcgggacagaagcggcgctagcgcgggcccgcgctgttgtattactatggcggccatattagcatgacacaccggacgcagggcggtagcagcgcgttgaaagcggttttcgaatatttaattttttgacaaccgcccgcgttgcaactgctttgaaactgcgctgctttcagtgtgcctcagccgcgctgcaactgacccgcactgcttctgacctGCGTTTTGTCTGTGGGAGCCTTTAATCTGCTCATTATtactttcttttattattatcacaTGCTTTAACATTTGTATGCCGACAAGGCTGAACACGGCTTGAAAACATCTTTTGCTTGTACACCAAACTCCTTACCTGTATTTCACAAAtacattatttgtatttgttagGAGCACGCCTGCGCCATCTGCGGCAAGGGCTTCGCCAAGCTCTACTTACTCAAGCAGCACCAGAA harbors:
- the LOC135077043 gene encoding zinc finger protein 883-like, translating into MAALSKWVPVGMASDQPQFNHLKLTTIDKIGGIYCRICHTKFGNKKEYDTHYLKHDTGSKDITYTCVVCYKDIVGYPSFRGHCYTIHVMKDKFRCTHCNKQFSKQTALVSHYESLHQFKCSTCHVRFQSQKDLAMHQICHKNEQCNPPYNCQICNKQIEDTNDCEQHIEDHCSISYFCPICDEGINEIQNATSHLAKHFGDVLIEDNESNSDSEGQEFSNDSSIDILGGIFCSICKKTYKARPDFDNHFMLEHDDKKIIYGCNICAKEYDKYFVFANHCYNHYTKDKFQCEVCFKSFPRLSLLVIHMEAHSRTRDGGFQCLQCGHALQTARRLRDHYKTEHDICYSQCPEEGCGKIFATPKELVLHRKEHAGGNWCQQCGLRFASLAACLKHVPVHRKKRYSCPVCKRCYGEKYLLMKHVTQHFSAVLHVCKICGKVYSHRHRLMQHMKVHNEAKEHACAICGKGFAKLYLLKQHQNIHFNSKPYKCSNCPKTFASVPNLRKHMKKIHNVTQITFNHYEKPAETSNEKLDVSNPSSSEMSVDAPTSLEESDESCGWRADDTLDELMTLEELDPLETRAEEISEIEADLWVPSPMMPTATPVPLPASVPCEYGPELVPLDEHCLPHAPPQLVTQPRWPPVLTKLADCAYADLAYADLAEVMNADIY